From Spirosoma aerolatum, one genomic window encodes:
- a CDS encoding response regulator, whose product MSSPIRVVLTDDHEIILDSLSLLLGRIEGVEVVGALNDSRDVVDFLREHEVDILLTDMDMPDLNGINLTLQVRQHFPQLRVLMLTVSEDADRIREAFRAGISGYVMKKAGKAELERAIKTLARGEKYFSESVMTQLMALPIESPRPTDEAPAPLVPLTDREIEIIKLVAQELSTNAIADKLFISPGTVETHRHNILRKLGVKNSIGIIKYAVKHGLL is encoded by the coding sequence ATGTCCTCGCCAATCCGCGTCGTACTAACGGACGATCACGAAATAATTTTAGATAGTTTATCCTTACTTCTGGGCCGTATCGAAGGTGTAGAGGTCGTCGGTGCATTAAATGACAGCCGAGATGTAGTCGATTTTCTCCGTGAGCATGAGGTCGATATTTTGCTCACCGATATGGATATGCCCGACCTGAACGGTATTAACCTGACCTTGCAGGTTCGGCAGCATTTCCCCCAGCTTAGAGTACTGATGCTGACGGTTTCGGAAGATGCCGATCGTATTCGGGAAGCCTTCCGGGCAGGTATATCGGGTTATGTCATGAAAAAGGCTGGTAAAGCCGAACTTGAACGAGCGATCAAAACCCTGGCCCGTGGCGAAAAGTACTTCTCCGAATCGGTGATGACGCAGTTAATGGCCCTACCCATTGAATCGCCCCGACCGACCGACGAAGCCCCTGCCCCACTGGTGCCTCTCACTGATCGCGAAATTGAAATTATCAAACTAGTAGCGCAGGAACTGTCGACCAACGCCATTGCGGATAAGCTTTTCATCAGCCCAGGAACTGTCGAAACACACCGGCACAATATCCTTCGCAAATTAGGCGTCAAAAACTCCATCGGCATTATTAAATATGCGGTGAAACATGGGTTATTATAA
- a CDS encoding MBL fold metallo-hydrolase, giving the protein MYYLLPVLISGLILLVSACAPRYKGPVTDHFDGKKFFNPGMPERGTGSLLKWLLNRDKGPWPDQPDAYVGDRPATRIEGDSLVLTFVNHSTFLIQTAGLNILTDPVWSNRVGPTSWLGIKRKRPPGLRFDELPPIDVVLLSHNHYDHLDLPTIKKLVKAHNPLFVTPLGVSHLPKSVNGRTTRELDWNDTLTINEKLRLTCTQAQHFSNRGMGDRDETLWCGYLLHTSFGITYFCGDSGYGPHFKHIAEQAERAGGPIKLALLPIGSYRPEWFMAPVHVSPAGAVQAFIDVKAQQAVGIHFGTFQQGDDGLFEPAIDLKKVLNEHKIPEAKFLVPQEGRPMVFK; this is encoded by the coding sequence ATGTATTACCTGCTCCCTGTTCTCATCTCGGGTTTGATTCTACTGGTATCGGCCTGCGCACCGCGTTATAAAGGCCCGGTAACAGATCATTTCGATGGTAAAAAATTTTTCAATCCCGGTATGCCGGAACGGGGAACCGGCAGCCTGTTGAAGTGGCTGTTGAATCGGGATAAAGGACCCTGGCCCGACCAGCCTGATGCCTACGTCGGTGATCGTCCAGCAACACGAATTGAGGGCGACAGCCTGGTACTTACGTTTGTGAATCACTCCACGTTTCTGATTCAAACGGCTGGGTTGAACATCCTGACCGATCCGGTCTGGTCAAATAGGGTGGGGCCGACTTCGTGGCTGGGAATTAAACGAAAACGCCCGCCAGGGCTCCGTTTCGACGAATTACCACCGATTGATGTTGTGTTGTTGAGTCACAACCACTATGACCACCTCGATCTGCCAACCATTAAGAAATTGGTTAAAGCCCATAACCCTCTCTTCGTAACACCCCTGGGTGTATCGCATCTGCCCAAATCGGTTAATGGACGAACAACTCGTGAACTCGACTGGAACGATACACTGACGATTAATGAAAAGCTTCGGCTTACCTGTACGCAGGCTCAGCATTTCAGCAACCGGGGCATGGGTGACCGTGACGAAACACTCTGGTGCGGTTATCTGCTTCATACGAGTTTCGGTATCACGTACTTCTGTGGCGATAGCGGCTATGGTCCTCATTTCAAGCATATAGCTGAGCAGGCCGAACGGGCAGGTGGCCCGATAAAACTGGCTTTGTTACCCATTGGATCTTATCGGCCTGAGTGGTTTATGGCACCAGTGCATGTGTCGCCAGCGGGTGCCGTTCAGGCATTTATTGATGTGAAGGCTCAACAAGCTGTGGGTATCCACTTCGGTACATTTCAACAAGGGGACGACGGTTTGTTTGAACCCGCTATTGATCTGAAAAAAGTACTAAATGAGCACAAAATTCCTGAGGCCAAATTTCTCGTTCCGCAGGAAGGTCGACCGATGGTATTTAAATAA
- a CDS encoding GNAT family N-acetyltransferase — protein sequence MTIRPATLTDLPNLLVLLKRVVPLMHETGNFQWDEQYPNATVFTQDIEKGQLWVAEIDGQIAGVAALTEDQEPEYAQVGFDLSQRAVVTHRLAVDPTFRGQGVAAALLTQAEQLAIDRGIEFLRIDTNSENQSTQKLFPKAGYVYAGEITLSFRPGLRFLAYEKRLS from the coding sequence ATGACCATTCGCCCGGCCACTCTGACCGATTTACCCAATTTACTGGTCTTATTGAAACGCGTAGTTCCACTCATGCATGAAACCGGAAACTTCCAGTGGGATGAGCAGTATCCCAACGCAACGGTCTTTACACAGGATATTGAAAAAGGCCAATTGTGGGTCGCCGAAATCGACGGACAGATAGCTGGTGTAGCCGCCCTGACTGAAGATCAGGAGCCGGAATATGCCCAGGTTGGTTTCGATCTTAGCCAACGAGCTGTGGTTACCCATCGCCTGGCCGTTGATCCTACTTTCCGAGGACAGGGCGTTGCAGCCGCTTTATTAACGCAGGCCGAACAACTCGCCATAGATCGGGGCATTGAGTTCCTACGCATCGATACGAACTCAGAAAACCAGTCGACGCAAAAGCTATTTCCCAAGGCTGGCTACGTGTATGCTGGCGAGATCACCCTTAGTTTCCGGCCCGGTCTGCGGTTTCTGGCCTACGAAAAACGACTATCGTAG
- a CDS encoding cupin domain-containing protein, with amino-acid sequence MKPESIGIINTHNAEQYTWGNGCAGWHLVKSDALSIIQERMPPGTAEVKHFHQRSRQFFFVLAGEATMEIGAEQIVLKAGDGVEIPPLVAHQLRNDSTTDLHFTVTSVPKSHGDRVVIPQ; translated from the coding sequence ATGAAACCAGAGTCGATTGGCATCATTAATACCCATAACGCTGAACAGTATACGTGGGGCAATGGATGTGCTGGCTGGCACTTAGTCAAGTCTGACGCGCTGAGTATTATTCAGGAGCGGATGCCACCGGGTACTGCCGAAGTAAAGCACTTTCACCAACGATCCCGCCAGTTCTTTTTCGTCCTGGCGGGCGAAGCCACTATGGAAATAGGAGCCGAACAAATCGTACTAAAAGCAGGTGATGGCGTTGAAATTCCGCCTTTAGTCGCCCATCAGTTGCGAAATGACTCAACCACCGACCTGCATTTTACAGTAACTTCCGTGCCCAAAAGCCACGGTGATCGGGTTGTTATACCTCAATAA
- a CDS encoding TlpA family protein disulfide reductase: protein MKSVASLFALCLICCLSANAQLCFSPERPQIGQIVSFTYTPSATLAQDSTLEGRFVRYGAPTMMRISQPTTVTLVRQGSNYVGELYIPKKDVAGTMLYFRNSKQPHRIDLNNGQFYVVLVCDSTGRIVPHATGGQASVFSRSHFLNETGIRADPNWVVTLYEHELSMNPDLRPLYWSDHLAALIKQRKPGYGPKVKAAIEAYLASRPTPTVAELADASRLYESMGDFQKVAALRERQKTTDPAGLLMQKDRAIAIRNEADWGRKKATYEAFLKDYPTSAHLPDLAAVMLNSYFKNNDIKGLIAFAEKQPATQTDVMVLNTIANQLAEERRSLPEAEQLIKHALTVLHSQTKPRNAASTWESDKQTRFRQLTNTYARTLDQQKKDTEAFALYQSVVNPDDVENSDPRNTERYFLCALRTNHAAEALPMVEAAIQAGKATPSLKNTLRDWYAKQPGNDPGKAKAYLANLESDIKAEQRDELLQKLINEPAPAFTMTDLQGRTISSSTFKGKVIVLDFWATWCGPCIASFPAMQQAKNQFQDDPNVRFLFVNTREGGPLSRVHAFMEKHPYDFTVPIDGQQRVSKAYKVLGIPTKVVIGPNGRVRYRTIGYSGDPEATVNELALVVELLKEGK from the coding sequence ATGAAATCAGTTGCCAGTCTATTCGCCCTTTGCCTGATTTGTTGCCTATCTGCCAACGCTCAGTTATGTTTTTCCCCTGAACGACCCCAGATTGGGCAGATCGTATCGTTTACCTACACGCCATCCGCAACGCTGGCTCAGGACAGCACGCTGGAAGGTCGCTTTGTTCGCTATGGCGCTCCTACCATGATGCGCATCAGCCAGCCAACCACTGTGACGCTGGTGCGTCAGGGGAGTAATTATGTGGGCGAACTGTACATACCCAAAAAAGACGTGGCAGGCACCATGCTCTACTTTCGGAACAGCAAACAGCCGCATCGAATCGACCTCAACAACGGGCAATTTTATGTCGTTCTGGTTTGCGACAGCACAGGGCGCATTGTCCCGCATGCTACGGGTGGGCAGGCTTCGGTATTTTCGCGGAGCCACTTCCTGAACGAAACCGGAATACGTGCTGATCCAAACTGGGTTGTGACGTTGTATGAGCACGAACTGTCCATGAACCCCGACCTTCGCCCCTTATACTGGTCCGATCACCTGGCGGCACTAATCAAGCAGCGAAAGCCCGGTTATGGTCCGAAAGTCAAGGCCGCTATTGAAGCGTATCTGGCCTCTCGTCCTACACCTACCGTAGCCGAACTGGCCGATGCCTCCCGGTTGTACGAAAGCATGGGCGATTTTCAAAAGGTAGCCGCTTTGCGTGAACGGCAGAAAACCACCGATCCGGCCGGTTTGCTGATGCAGAAAGACCGGGCCATAGCCATCCGAAACGAAGCCGACTGGGGCCGCAAAAAAGCCACCTACGAAGCTTTCCTAAAGGACTATCCGACATCTGCTCATCTGCCTGATCTGGCAGCAGTGATGCTGAACAGTTACTTTAAAAATAACGACATCAAAGGGCTGATTGCCTTTGCAGAAAAGCAACCGGCGACTCAAACAGATGTCATGGTCCTGAACACCATTGCGAATCAACTGGCAGAAGAGCGACGGTCATTACCCGAAGCGGAGCAGTTGATCAAACATGCCCTGACCGTACTGCATAGCCAGACCAAACCCCGCAATGCTGCCAGTACATGGGAATCGGATAAACAAACCCGATTTCGGCAGTTGACCAATACCTATGCCCGTACCCTCGATCAACAGAAAAAAGATACTGAAGCCTTTGCCCTGTATCAATCAGTCGTTAATCCCGACGATGTAGAGAATAGCGATCCCCGAAACACGGAACGCTACTTTCTTTGCGCCCTCCGCACCAATCATGCCGCTGAAGCCCTGCCGATGGTCGAAGCAGCCATTCAGGCTGGGAAAGCAACCCCCAGCCTGAAAAATACCCTGCGCGACTGGTACGCCAAACAACCCGGCAACGACCCAGGTAAAGCCAAAGCCTATCTGGCTAATCTGGAGTCCGACATTAAGGCTGAACAACGGGATGAACTGCTCCAAAAATTAATCAACGAACCAGCTCCGGCTTTTACAATGACCGACTTGCAGGGCCGCACAATTTCGTCGTCAACATTCAAAGGGAAAGTGATTGTACTCGATTTCTGGGCTACCTGGTGCGGCCCCTGTATTGCGTCGTTTCCGGCTATGCAACAGGCTAAAAACCAGTTCCAGGACGATCCGAATGTCCGCTTTTTGTTCGTCAACACCCGTGAAGGGGGGCCTTTATCGCGGGTTCATGCCTTTATGGAAAAACACCCGTACGACTTTACCGTACCCATCGATGGGCAACAGCGCGTATCGAAAGCGTATAAGGTGCTGGGTATACCGACCAAAGTGGTGATTGGGCCTAACGGGCGGGTTCGCTACCGAACTATTGGCTACTCAGGCGACCCCGAAGCCACCGTCAACGAACTGGCGCTGGTTGTCGAACTACTTAAAGAAGGGAAATAA